The DNA window GTTCCGCTCCGGCGCAAACGTCGAAATCGCATGTTTGTAGATGAGCTGCTGTTTTCCTTGCACTTCGAGCAACACGGTGAAGTTGTCAAAGCCTTTAATGTACCCGCGCAGCTGGAAGCCGTTCAATAAGAAGACAGTTACTTGGATGCTTTCTTTGCGCAGCTGGTTTAAAAACTGGTCTTGAATGTTGATCGTATTTTTCATGGAACGTCCTCCTCT is part of the Geobacillus sp. 46C-IIa genome and encodes:
- the hfq gene encoding RNA chaperone Hfq, coding for MKNTINIQDQFLNQLRKESIQVTVFLLNGFQLRGYIKGFDNFTVLLEVQGKQQLIYKHAISTFAPERNIQFETEQ